From a region of the Mycobacteroides saopaulense genome:
- a CDS encoding TetR/AcrR family transcriptional regulator: MARRRGWDGQPPSSDEEASERIVGAAVKLIGETGAAVSLADVAAELGVIRQTVYRYFPTADALMHAASIASVDGFLDRLTGVVRGITDPAEALTEGVLYTLEEVTRTPHLGIMMSEPYAHSHTSDMTSDEAQAFGLRMLGRFDVDWDRYGYDDAAKRGLVEFALRIMLSFFVSPNEATRSRDELRRFLRRWLGGAILAQER, encoded by the coding sequence GGCGGGGGTGGGACGGACAACCGCCCAGCAGCGACGAGGAGGCTTCCGAGCGGATCGTCGGCGCGGCGGTGAAGCTGATCGGCGAGACGGGTGCGGCGGTCAGCCTTGCCGATGTCGCGGCCGAACTCGGCGTCATCCGGCAGACCGTCTATCGGTACTTCCCCACGGCCGACGCGCTCATGCACGCGGCGTCCATCGCGTCGGTCGACGGCTTCCTGGACCGGCTGACAGGGGTGGTACGGGGTATCACCGATCCTGCCGAGGCACTCACCGAAGGTGTGCTCTACACCCTGGAAGAGGTCACTCGTACGCCGCATTTGGGCATCATGATGTCCGAACCGTACGCGCACTCGCACACGAGCGACATGACCTCCGACGAAGCCCAAGCATTCGGTCTGCGCATGCTCGGCCGGTTCGACGTGGACTGGGACCGGTACGGCTACGACGACGCTGCCAAACGTGGGCTCGTGGAGTTTGCGCTACGAATCATGTTGTCGTTCTTCGTCTCCCCTAATGAGGCCACACGCTCCCGGGACGAGCTGCGCCGCTTCCTCAGGCGTTGGCTCGGAGGAGCCATTCTCGCTCAGGAGCGTTAA